A stretch of DNA from Staphylococcus sp. KG4-3:
TAAAGAAGGGGACGTCTAAGTGCTTCGTCGCTTCATAAACTTCTTTGATTTTTTCTTTGCTATAGACTGGCTGTGTTATAAAGTAGTGCATGCCACTCTCTAACTTTTTCTCTAAGCGTCTAACTGCACCATCTAACTTTCTTACGTTTGGATCAAAAGCACCTGCGATGTTGAAGCTTGTCTTTGTCTTCAGCGCATCACCATCAGTGTTAATACCTTGATTAAAACGTAAGGCAATTTCGGTTAGCCCTTTAGAATTCACATCATAAACGTTAGTCGCCCCTGGTAAATGGCCAATCTTTGAAGGATCACCAGTAATTGTTAAAATTTCATTGATATCTAGTAATGACAACCCTAATAGGTGTGATTGTAATCCGATGAGATTACGGTCACGACAAGTTATATGGACCAATGGTTCGATATCATAACGTTGTTTAATAATGCTTGCAGCGGCCACATTGCTAATGCGTACCGTTGCTAACGAATTATCAGCTAAAGTGACGGCATCAATCTTTGCATCATCAAGTTTTTTGATATTTCTGAAAAATGTTTCTGTGTCAAGGTGCTTCGGCGTATCTAACTCCACAATGGTGGTAGGACGATTTTCAACTTTTGATTTAAGGTTTTGTTTTTGAGGTTCTTTTTCTGTGTTATTGATATATTTTGTAATCGGTATAACATCTTTTTGCGTAACAGGGTTTAAACCAGCTACAGACGATTTGATGTATTGGATATGTTCTGGCGTTGTGCCACAGCAACCACCAATCAGTCTTACGCCTTCGTTAATCAATTGTTTAGCTACTTTACCGAAATAAGATGCATTATCACTATATTTAAATTGACTATTTTCAATATCTAGCAAACTTGCATTTGGATAACAAGATAAATATGCACCCTCAGGTAATTCGATGTGCGAAAAGGATTGTTGCATATGATGCGGACCATGGTGACAATTTAATCCTACAATGTCTGCACCACTTGAAGTCACTTGTTGTAGTGCATGGTTAATTTCAGTACCATCTCTTAAATAATTTGTATTTAAAGCAGTTAGTTGAGCAATAATTGGAATATCGTATTTACGTTTGGTAGCCTCAATAATATTGGTAAGTTCTTGCAAATCATAATAGGTTTCAAAAAGAATTCCATCTACTCCTGCATTAACTAAAGTTTCTACTTGAATTTCCGTGTGATATTGAATAGAGGACAGTTCTAAGTCTTCTTGTTTAATGCCTCTAAAACCGCCGACTGTACCCAAGATAAAAGTATCATCATTTGCTGCTTTTTTGGCAATTTTTACTGCTGCTTGGTGAATGTCTTTCACTCTAT
This window harbors:
- a CDS encoding bifunctional homocysteine S-methyltransferase/methylenetetrahydrofolate reductase is translated as MSQLLNKLKSNILVADGAIGTILYSEGLDTCPEAYNLNHPDKVERIHRTYIEAGADIIQTNTYGANFEKLKVFGLEHRVKDIHQAAVKIAKKAANDDTFILGTVGGFRGIKQEDLELSSIQYHTEIQVETLVNAGVDGILFETYYDLQELTNIIEATKRKYDIPIIAQLTALNTNYLRDGTEINHALQQVTSSGADIVGLNCHHGPHHMQQSFSHIELPEGAYLSCYPNASLLDIENSQFKYSDNASYFGKVAKQLINEGVRLIGGCCGTTPEHIQYIKSSVAGLNPVTQKDVIPITKYINNTEKEPQKQNLKSKVENRPTTIVELDTPKHLDTETFFRNIKKLDDAKIDAVTLADNSLATVRISNVAAASIIKQRYDIEPLVHITCRDRNLIGLQSHLLGLSLLDINEILTITGDPSKIGHLPGATNVYDVNSKGLTEIALRFNQGINTDGDALKTKTSFNIAGAFDPNVRKLDGAVRRLEKKLESGMHYFITQPVYSKEKIKEVYEATKHLDVPFFIGIMPVTSYNNALFLHNEVPGIKLSEEILEQFEAVKDDKGKTKDLSLKLSKELIDTVHEYFNGLYLITPFQKVDYTLELANYSKTITSTKQEAIL